One Mercenaria mercenaria strain notata chromosome 12, MADL_Memer_1, whole genome shotgun sequence DNA segment encodes these proteins:
- the LOC123534893 gene encoding uncharacterized protein LOC123534893, protein MNGISGLPGIEALFRDHKRLASKLTSDELRAIRDYIEERIRQEQADINFRLYALQNDFDVTVRKSSETISDLYQEVNEKKEVIEHYKKSDEAISTVHKQREQRWEKKQELLVTEIEKLEGEATRSKTRLQHAEKDLEEKSNDIKTLEEKLEEANKAVETVEEAKLVLTERDETKKEVLKLKMEIDKRDRLVQHHERNIAALKNEIEEFNREKKMNEMKVTSVQDELRKQMKEVAEKCKKLSEIQFQLQMEKRQTEKLQKQLKQATEDVRNYKHMLESARPPLNANDPVVITMRKDLDIMDIRIRSLDIGVRLRMDEVKRVEDRSEDLKEDERLAHQMRSEIYHQGDTFLELTATELVKHLEFRQRMLQEELKYARDWEQPKRDADTLRSEIKAFMKQAAICKVTDLGERAAKQLQKIDLIMRGVSDTTKMPRIYRVSERSNADQRQKQKPASKPAFLSASTPIGAFDNSSLKTTSKRNRKRPEVNKVSTFRHPSLENHTDDSKIHYIDTVELDLSRVTPSIMSRRESQSDRMTMKSVSSTTIPAIYK, encoded by the exons ATGAACGGAATAAGTGGACTACCGGGTATTGAAG cCCTATTCCGGGACCACAAACGTCTTGCCTCAAAGCTGACCTCTGATGAACTTAGAGCTATTCGGGATTATATCGAAGAACGAATCAGGCAGGAGCAAGCCGATATCAACTTTCGTTTGTATGCTTTACAGAATGATTTTGACGTAACTGTTCGAAAGAGTTCTGAAACCATTTCGGACTTGTATCAGGAGGTCAATGAAAAGAAAGAGGTCATAGAACATTATAAAAAATCAGACGAAGCAATTTCAACGGTTCACAAGCAAAGAGAACAAAGATGGGAGAAAAAGCAAGAATTGTTAGTGACGGAAATAGAAAAACTGGAAGGAGAAGCAACGCGATCGAAAACGAGATTACAACACGCGGAAAAGGATTTAGAAGAAAAATCAAACGACATCAAAACTCTCGAGGAGAAACTTGAAGAAGCCAACAAAGCCGTTGAAACTGTAGAAGAAGCAAAACTTGTTCTAACCGAGAGAGATGAAACGAAAAAAGAAGTACTTAAACTGAAAATGGAAATTGACAAGAGAGATCGGCTTGTGCAACACCACGAGAGAAATATAGCTGCTCTAAAGAACGAAATAGAAGAATTCAATCGAGAGAAAaagatgaatgaaatgaaagttactTCAGTGCAAGATGAGTTAAGAAAGCAAATGAAAGAGGTAGCTGAGAAGTGtaaaaaattatcagaaataCAGTTCCAGCTACAGATGGAGAAAAGACAGACAGAGAAACTACAGAAGCAACTGAAGCAGGCTACAGAAGATGTACGAAATTACAAACATATGCTTGAAAGTGCAAG GCCTCCATTGAATGCCAATGATCCAGTTGTTATTACAATGCGGAAGGACCTAGATATTATGGATATTCGAATTCGGTCCCTAGATATTGGTGTCAGATTAAGAATGGACGAGGTTAAAAGAGTTGAGGATCGATCGGAAGACCTTAAAGAAGATGAGAGATTAGCGCATCAAATGAGAAGTGAAATTTATCATCAAGGTGATACGTTTTTAGAACTTACTGCTACGGAATTAGTGAAACATTTGGAATTTAGACAACGTATGTTGCAAGAAGAGCTGAAATATGCGCGCGATTGGGAACAGCCAAAACGTGATGCAGACACACTAAGGTCTGAGATTAAAGCATTCATGAAGCAAGCAGCGATATGCAAAGTTACTGACCTTGGTGAACGTGCCGCAAAACAACTACAGAAAATTGACCTAATTATGAGAGGAGTCTCTGACACAACCAAGATGCCGAGGATTTATCGTGTTTCAGAACGATCAAATGCAGACCAAAGACAAAAGCAGAAACCCGCCAGCAAACCAGCTTTTCTGTCGGCATCTACTCCTATTGGCGCGTTTGACAATTCGAGTCTAAAGACAACCTCTAAGAGGAACCGGAAGCGACCGGAAGTCAATAAAGTCAGTACCTTCCGGCATCCGTCTCTTGAAAACCATACAGACGATTCGAAAATTCACTATATTGATACAGTAGAACTGGACCTTTCACGCGTGACGCCATCAATTATGTCAAGACGAGAAAGTCAGTCCGATAGAATGACCATGAAGTCTGTGTCATCCACCACGATTCCTGCGATATACAAGTAG
- the LOC123533386 gene encoding nucleotidyltransferase MB21D2-like produces MKLTCDELNGPARTDILSTSKTKTSLDRIFALKCSTWPLQASGWFKKEARQFWPQKKVQDLLRTFGGFITPVGHTESEFRAVEWRLSLSQAERLLIWTLNETQFKCIVLMKLLTKQFIKAKFPNSITSYHCKNVVFSVIETTEENMWQPGKIVMCVHTCLVRLLHFVAQGNIPQYFIPENNLLRHKFNGRNRLQVETILRRMIENCDYKFFLCLEIDSIGSMLYFRLSKNRLKQGSEWKKIRNMLCSLALQLIGQYVHWRLKMLIEKLAEFNRTNLTETLGLVIKNNFKLMSQLQNL; encoded by the coding sequence ATGAAATTAACATGTGATGAGCTTAATGGACCAGCCAGGACTGACATATTATCGACATCAAAAACCAAAACATCTCTTGATCGGATTTTTGCCCTGAAATGCTCAACATGGCCTCTACAAGCAAGTGGTTGGTTTAAGAAAGAGGCACGGCAGTTTTGGCCACAAAAAAAAGTTCAAGACCTTCTACGTACTTTTGGTGGCTTTATTACACCAGTCGGGCATACAGAAAGCGAATTCCGAGCTGTCGAATGGCGATTGTCGCTCTCCCAAGCAGAACGTTTACTCATCTGGACTTTGAATGAAACGCAGTTTAAATGCATTGTGCTGATGAAGCTTCTTACAAAACAATTTATCAAAGCAAAATTCCCAAACAGTATCACATCGTATCATtgcaaaaatgttgtattttcagTCATTGAAACAACGGAGGAAAACATGTGGCAGCCAGGGAAAATTGTGATGTGCGTTCACACGTGCTTGGTGAGATTGCTTCATTTCGTTGCACAGGGAAACATTCCTCAATATTTTATCCCGGAAAACAATCTCCTTAGACATAAATTCAACGGAAGAAACCGTTTGCAAGTTGAAACAATATTACGACGAATGATTGAAAACTGTGATTATAAGTTTTTTCTGTGTTTAGAAATCGACAGTATAGGCAGCATGCTGTATTTTCGTCTATCCAAAAATCGGCTAAAACAAGGGAGTGAATGGAAAAAGATTAGAAACATGCTCTGCTCGTTAGCATTGCAACTTATTGGACAGTACGTCCACTGGAGATTAAAAATGCTTATTGAAAAGCTTGCTGAGTTCAACAGAACAAACCTAACTGAGACACTGGGCTtggtaattaaaaataatttcaagcttATGTCCCAGCTACAAAATCTGTAA